The following proteins come from a genomic window of Geomonas sp. RF6:
- a CDS encoding methylmalonyl-CoA mutase family protein has translation MTMDKKVVRILTAVASYDGHDASVLALNRALLAGTFPIEVIYLGFNMTCERIVMAALQEDVHAVAVSSYNGGHLHFFPHLVNSLREKGLSDVLVFGGGGGTIVAGDIATLERSGVERIYGPGCSIDEVARDLTERVALKVEREHQVPMTPAPVKTDLELTRLLTRAERGEIDPSPMTAGTSKTVVFAGDGGSGKSTLIDELVRRFLAAFPEKRVAILANDPTISTGRADTAFLADRVRMNHIYHDSVWLRSLATGTPYAPLSPRLPELAAIMRSSGFDLVLVETPGTGQTGVDVSRISSDLTIYVKTRESSGSPIQLQKDQLLHEADLVILNKADLEGAESALGELQGALAQFGRNGIVYPATSKTARDPGVSAVFDAICSRLGWSGPREERATSDIFRYAKKSTLVPHRRRAYLAQIADKVREYDEWVAGQLRRVREAPGRGDALDPSCTQLLERWQEEWREISGKAAASAGMEAEVETVNRLRLPRVALPDPRDRAESLRFLLEEGLPGRFPFVTGIYPYRPPSAGQTLRQFAGLRGPEETNRRLHFLAQGVANPRLSIAFDGITLYGGDSDDDPGSIGKIGEGGVAIDSWEDMKLVLEGFHIPEISTSMTINGPAPIILAMYFVAAQEIELERAERERGALSDAEREEIKLATVRDLRGTVQADILKEIQAQNENLFQPDFAVKLLGDIQEWFISHGVRKFYSLSISGYHIGEAGATPAQELAFTLANGFTYVENFLSRGMKVDDFAPNLSFFFKVSHEAEWLAYGAVVRKIWAIALRDVYGASQRSQMLKFHTQTSGRALQAEEWDTVNPVRLTYHALLGLLANSNSLHVDSADEPMTTPAEKWVRQATMISNYLREEAEAFAVQNLLSGSYAFRALLKEVQAQVLEEFDRLDQLGGVGPATEQGYQRRCIADSSARYEMERRRINGDNTEPPRRKIVGYNAFELPDGDPQKYPPPSHLVRPGPADWERQLARVRDFKARHAADAPAYLERLKQRALAEENVFDELLETVRHATLGQIARALMEVGGEYRKMV, from the coding sequence ATGACTATGGATAAAAAGGTTGTCAGGATACTTACCGCCGTCGCCTCCTACGACGGCCACGACGCTTCGGTGCTTGCTCTCAACAGGGCCCTCCTCGCCGGCACTTTTCCCATAGAGGTCATCTACCTCGGGTTCAACATGACGTGCGAACGGATCGTGATGGCTGCCCTTCAGGAAGATGTGCATGCCGTGGCGGTGAGCTCCTACAATGGCGGGCATCTGCACTTCTTCCCTCACCTGGTGAATTCTCTTAGGGAGAAGGGGCTGTCGGATGTGCTGGTTTTCGGCGGAGGGGGGGGGACGATCGTAGCGGGTGACATCGCCACGCTGGAGCGGTCCGGCGTGGAGCGGATCTACGGGCCCGGCTGCTCCATCGACGAGGTCGCGAGGGACCTTACGGAGCGGGTCGCTCTGAAGGTGGAACGGGAGCATCAAGTGCCGATGACTCCCGCTCCGGTGAAGACCGATCTGGAGTTGACGAGGCTCCTTACCCGGGCGGAGCGCGGAGAAATCGACCCTTCACCCATGACGGCGGGAACCTCGAAGACGGTCGTTTTCGCCGGCGACGGGGGAAGCGGGAAGAGCACCCTCATCGACGAGCTGGTGCGGCGCTTTTTGGCGGCATTTCCGGAAAAGAGGGTTGCGATACTGGCGAATGACCCGACGATTTCCACGGGCCGCGCCGACACCGCTTTTCTCGCCGACCGCGTCCGGATGAATCACATCTACCACGACAGTGTGTGGCTACGCAGTCTCGCCACCGGGACGCCATACGCCCCCCTTTCCCCGCGGCTCCCGGAGCTTGCGGCCATTATGCGCAGTTCCGGATTCGATCTTGTCCTGGTGGAGACGCCGGGGACCGGGCAGACCGGGGTCGATGTCTCCCGTATCTCCTCGGACCTCACGATCTACGTAAAGACGAGGGAATCCTCCGGCAGCCCCATCCAGTTGCAGAAGGACCAGCTGCTGCACGAGGCGGACCTGGTGATCCTCAACAAGGCCGATCTGGAAGGGGCCGAGAGCGCGCTGGGAGAGCTGCAGGGGGCGCTGGCGCAATTTGGCAGGAACGGGATCGTCTATCCTGCTACCTCGAAGACGGCGCGAGACCCTGGAGTATCGGCTGTCTTCGACGCGATCTGCTCGAGGCTCGGGTGGAGCGGGCCTCGCGAGGAGCGGGCTACCTCCGACATCTTCCGTTACGCAAAGAAGTCGACTCTCGTGCCTCACCGCAGGCGGGCGTACCTCGCCCAGATAGCGGACAAGGTGCGGGAGTACGACGAGTGGGTGGCGGGGCAGCTGCGTCGCGTGAGGGAGGCTCCGGGAAGGGGCGATGCCCTCGATCCCTCCTGCACACAGCTTCTTGAAAGATGGCAGGAGGAATGGCGCGAGATCTCAGGGAAGGCTGCGGCGAGCGCGGGGATGGAGGCCGAGGTGGAGACGGTGAACCGGCTGCGCCTGCCGCGTGTGGCGCTACCCGACCCCCGCGACCGCGCCGAGTCGCTGCGCTTTCTCCTGGAGGAGGGGCTCCCCGGGCGCTTCCCGTTTGTTACCGGGATATACCCGTACCGCCCGCCCTCCGCGGGGCAGACGCTGCGCCAGTTTGCCGGGCTGCGCGGCCCGGAGGAGACGAACCGCCGGTTGCACTTCCTTGCGCAGGGGGTGGCGAATCCGCGCCTGTCGATCGCCTTTGACGGGATCACCCTGTACGGCGGGGACAGTGACGACGACCCCGGGAGCATCGGTAAGATTGGCGAAGGAGGGGTGGCCATCGACAGCTGGGAGGACATGAAGCTCGTCCTCGAGGGGTTCCACATCCCGGAGATCAGCACCTCCATGACCATAAACGGGCCGGCGCCGATCATTCTGGCGATGTACTTCGTGGCGGCGCAGGAGATCGAGCTGGAGCGTGCGGAGCGCGAAAGGGGAGCGCTTTCCGATGCCGAGCGGGAAGAGATAAAGCTCGCTACGGTGCGCGACCTGCGCGGCACCGTGCAGGCCGACATCCTGAAGGAGATCCAGGCGCAAAACGAGAACCTTTTCCAGCCGGACTTCGCCGTGAAGCTTCTGGGAGACATTCAGGAGTGGTTTATCTCCCACGGCGTCCGGAAATTCTACTCCCTGAGCATTTCCGGGTATCACATTGGGGAGGCTGGGGCCACCCCTGCGCAGGAACTTGCCTTTACCCTTGCCAACGGTTTTACCTACGTGGAGAACTTCCTCTCGCGCGGCATGAAGGTCGACGACTTCGCGCCGAACCTCTCTTTCTTTTTCAAGGTTTCCCACGAGGCGGAGTGGCTCGCCTACGGCGCGGTGGTGCGAAAGATCTGGGCCATAGCGCTGCGCGACGTGTACGGCGCCTCGCAGCGGAGCCAGATGCTCAAATTCCACACCCAGACATCGGGACGCGCGCTGCAGGCGGAGGAGTGGGATACCGTAAACCCGGTCCGGCTCACCTACCACGCACTCCTGGGGCTCCTGGCGAACTCAAACTCACTGCACGTTGACTCGGCGGATGAGCCGATGACCACCCCCGCGGAAAAGTGGGTGCGCCAGGCAACGATGATTTCCAACTATCTGCGCGAGGAGGCGGAGGCGTTTGCGGTGCAGAACCTTCTTTCCGGCTCCTACGCGTTCCGCGCGCTCCTGAAGGAAGTGCAGGCGCAGGTCTTGGAGGAGTTCGACCGTCTGGACCAACTCGGCGGGGTGGGGCCGGCGACGGAGCAGGGGTACCAGCGGCGATGCATCGCGGACAGCTCGGCCCGGTACGAAATGGAGAGGCGGCGGATCAACGGCGACAACACCGAGCCGCCGCGCCGCAAGATTGTGGGGTACAACGCTTTTGAGCTCCCGGACGGCGACCCGCAGAAGTATCCGCCCCCAAGCCACCTTGTGCGCCCGGGCCCGGCTGACTGGGAGCGCCAGCTTGCGCGGGTGCGGGACTTCAAGGCGCGCCATGCTGCGGACGCTCCCGCCTATCTGGAGCGGTTGAAGCAAAGGGCGCTTGCCGAGGAGAACGTCTTTGACGAGCTCCTGGAGACCGTGCGCCACGCGACGCTCGGACAGATCGCTCGGGCATTGATGGAAGTCGGAGGGGAGTACCGGAAGATGGTGTGA
- a CDS encoding Nramp family divalent metal transporter has product MTEPTPAYTPKASDAKTVQMALDVLGSRKKNFFARIMPFLGPAFIASVAYVDPGNFATNIQGGAQFGYLLIWVIVMSNLMAMLVQTLAAKLGLVTGLNLAEQCREHFPRPIVYLMWVLMEGVAIATDLAEFLGAALGFQLLLGVPLLLGAVLTGIATILILGMERYGFRPLEAVISCMVGMIALCYVAETFIVRPDWSQVAYHAFVPKFSGAESVLLATGILGATVMPHAIFLHSALMQGRIVVRDKERLKSLYRYEIMDVVMAMGVASCVNAAMLIMAAATFYATGHTHVASIEEAYRTLEPLLGSAAKYIFGFSLLVSGLSSSTVGTGAGQVIMQGFLKTHIPIWLRRLVTMAPSMAVIASGLDPTRTLVISQVVLSFGLPFAVIPLVLFTRSRAIMGDMVNAPLTTAIASLIAALIVVLNLYLVYKTVTG; this is encoded by the coding sequence ATGACTGAGCCGACACCAGCCTACACACCGAAAGCTTCCGATGCCAAGACGGTCCAGATGGCGCTCGACGTGCTCGGGAGCCGCAAGAAGAACTTCTTTGCCCGCATCATGCCCTTCCTCGGCCCCGCCTTTATCGCCAGCGTCGCCTATGTCGATCCGGGAAACTTCGCCACCAACATCCAGGGTGGCGCCCAATTCGGCTACCTGCTGATCTGGGTCATCGTCATGAGCAACTTGATGGCGATGCTGGTCCAGACCCTCGCGGCGAAGCTCGGGCTCGTCACCGGCCTGAACCTCGCGGAGCAGTGCCGGGAACACTTCCCGAGGCCGATCGTGTACCTCATGTGGGTACTTATGGAAGGGGTTGCCATAGCCACCGATTTGGCGGAATTTCTCGGCGCCGCCCTCGGGTTCCAGCTCCTGCTCGGGGTGCCCCTTCTTCTCGGCGCGGTCCTTACCGGGATCGCCACCATCCTCATCCTCGGGATGGAACGGTACGGCTTCCGGCCCCTGGAGGCGGTCATCTCCTGCATGGTGGGGATGATCGCCCTGTGCTACGTGGCGGAAACATTCATCGTGCGCCCGGACTGGTCGCAGGTCGCCTACCACGCCTTCGTGCCCAAGTTCTCCGGCGCGGAAAGCGTCCTTCTCGCCACCGGGATACTCGGCGCCACCGTCATGCCGCACGCGATCTTCCTGCACTCCGCGCTCATGCAGGGGCGCATAGTGGTGCGCGACAAGGAGCGGCTAAAGAGCCTGTACCGCTACGAGATAATGGACGTCGTCATGGCGATGGGGGTAGCGAGCTGCGTCAACGCTGCGATGCTCATCATGGCAGCGGCAACATTCTACGCCACCGGGCACACCCACGTCGCCAGCATCGAAGAAGCATACCGCACCCTGGAGCCGCTCCTCGGCAGCGCGGCGAAGTACATCTTCGGCTTCTCCCTCCTCGTCTCCGGCCTCTCCTCGTCGACGGTCGGGACCGGGGCCGGGCAGGTCATCATGCAGGGATTTCTGAAGACGCACATCCCCATCTGGCTCAGGCGGCTCGTCACCATGGCGCCGTCGATGGCGGTCATCGCCTCCGGGCTCGATCCGACCCGCACCCTTGTCATCAGCCAGGTCGTACTGAGCTTCGGGCTTCCCTTTGCGGTCATACCTCTGGTGCTTTTTACCCGGAGCCGCGCTATCATGGGTGATATGGTCAACGCACCTCTCACCACCGCAATCGCCTCCCTGATAGCGGCGCTCATCGTGGTACTCAACCTTTACCTCGTCTACAAAACGGTTACCGGATGA
- a CDS encoding universal stress protein has translation MKGIFKHILVPLDGSAMAEAALPVAAFLTERLKCRVTLMHVIEKDAPSVVHGQTHLVSAPEASVYLREVAKKYFARPSEVECHVHTTEVDNVAASIVAHAGELSHDLVVMCSHGKGAALHLILGSIAQRVIAMDRRPVLITHPAEKGAEPRAFNCRHILVPLDGQPEHAQGLPASKELARSCGATVHLAFAVPELTSLSGDKAMASRMLPGTTSRLLDLSMKDAEAYLTPLARELQEEGFLASAHVLRGDPAKVIMDAAVNAKIDLIVLTTHGKTGMDAFWAGSVTHKIVSKLQVPLLLIPVTKL, from the coding sequence ATGAAAGGGATCTTCAAACACATTCTCGTGCCGCTCGACGGCTCTGCGATGGCGGAGGCCGCGCTCCCGGTGGCAGCCTTCCTGACGGAACGGCTGAAATGCCGCGTCACCCTCATGCACGTCATCGAAAAGGATGCCCCGAGCGTGGTGCACGGCCAGACCCACCTGGTGAGCGCGCCTGAAGCGTCGGTCTATCTGAGGGAGGTGGCGAAGAAGTACTTCGCGAGGCCAAGCGAGGTGGAATGTCACGTACATACGACGGAGGTGGACAACGTCGCCGCCAGCATCGTGGCGCACGCGGGAGAGCTGTCTCACGACCTGGTGGTGATGTGCTCCCACGGAAAGGGAGCCGCACTGCACCTTATCCTGGGGAGCATCGCACAGCGGGTCATCGCCATGGACCGCAGGCCGGTCCTCATCACCCATCCCGCGGAGAAGGGAGCGGAGCCGCGCGCATTCAACTGTCGCCACATCCTCGTACCGCTGGACGGTCAACCGGAGCACGCCCAGGGATTGCCGGCGTCGAAGGAGCTTGCCAGAAGCTGCGGAGCAACGGTCCACCTGGCGTTTGCCGTTCCGGAGCTGACGAGCCTCTCCGGAGACAAGGCGATGGCAAGCCGCATGCTGCCGGGGACGACATCGAGACTTCTGGACCTTTCCATGAAGGATGCCGAGGCGTATCTCACGCCACTGGCGAGGGAACTGCAGGAGGAAGGATTTCTGGCAAGCGCCCACGTGCTGCGGGGCGATCCGGCGAAGGTGATAATGGATGCGGCGGTAAATGCGAAGATAGACCTGATCGTTCTGACAACGCACGGCAAGACAGGGATGGATGCCTTCTGGGCCGGGAGCGTGACGCACAAGATCGTCAGCAAGCTGCAGGTCCCCCTCCTGCTGATCCCGGTAACGAAGCTCTAG
- the yedE gene encoding YedE family putative selenium transporter, translating into MTLRDRHLWLVVACGVALGALGVLLAVLGNPENSGICVSCFMENVAGGLGLHDNSRMQYLRPELSGFVLGAFLSALFFREFRTRGGSAPLSRLFAGILLMVGCGVFIGCPIKLLLRLGAGDLGALAGVAGLIAGVWVGTAGLARGAELPHGAPQPGASGILIPAAALALLALVVGRPGMISFSTMGSGSQHAPWAASLAGSVVLGALAQRSRFCITGGIRDLFVLRWRGYLFYGVLAFALSAFAASVAAGRFHPGLAGQPGAHVEHLWSFLGMGLVGWTATLVGGCPFRQLVKAGEGDTDAGLLTVGMLLGGALVQSLGLGATTAGVPLAGKLAVLLGVAVLAGHGLGQSRTR; encoded by the coding sequence GTGACGCTGCGCGACAGGCATTTGTGGCTGGTGGTGGCGTGCGGTGTCGCCCTCGGAGCCCTCGGCGTCCTCCTCGCTGTCCTGGGGAACCCGGAGAACTCGGGGATCTGCGTCTCCTGCTTCATGGAAAATGTCGCCGGCGGGCTGGGGCTGCACGACAACAGCAGAATGCAGTACCTGAGGCCGGAGCTCTCCGGCTTTGTCCTCGGCGCCTTTCTCAGTGCCCTCTTTTTCCGCGAATTCCGCACGCGCGGCGGCAGCGCGCCCCTTTCCCGTCTCTTTGCCGGCATCCTCCTGATGGTAGGCTGCGGCGTCTTTATCGGCTGCCCTATAAAGCTCCTGCTGAGGCTGGGAGCCGGTGATCTCGGCGCACTCGCCGGCGTCGCCGGCCTCATCGCCGGCGTATGGGTCGGCACCGCCGGGCTGGCGCGCGGCGCGGAACTTCCCCACGGCGCCCCGCAGCCGGGCGCGAGCGGCATTCTCATCCCTGCCGCAGCGCTGGCGCTTCTGGCGCTTGTGGTTGGGCGCCCAGGCATGATCTCCTTTTCCACCATGGGGAGCGGTTCCCAGCACGCCCCCTGGGCGGCGTCATTGGCAGGATCGGTCGTTCTCGGTGCCCTCGCTCAGCGCAGCCGTTTCTGCATCACCGGGGGGATTCGCGATCTCTTCGTCCTGCGCTGGAGAGGGTACCTCTTTTACGGCGTCCTCGCTTTTGCGCTCTCGGCATTCGCTGCAAGCGTGGCAGCAGGGAGATTCCATCCCGGCCTGGCGGGGCAGCCGGGGGCGCACGTGGAGCATCTCTGGAGTTTTCTGGGGATGGGGCTTGTCGGATGGACCGCGACGCTGGTGGGGGGGTGCCCCTTCAGGCAGCTCGTGAAGGCCGGCGAAGGCGACACCGACGCGGGGCTTCTTACGGTGGGGATGCTTCTCGGGGGCGCGCTGGTGCAGTCTCTGGGGCTGGGGGCTACCACGGCAGGGGTTCCGCTGGCCGGGAAGCTCGCGGTGCTCCTCGGTGTCGCGGTGCTCGCGGGTCATGGGCTCGGACAGAGCCGCACTCGATAG
- a CDS encoding phosphate/phosphite/phosphonate ABC transporter substrate-binding protein translates to MKLPLNWRLAPLLFCLFSLLCTAGCRTESKHQAVKIGFMICNNEKETLQRFTPLTRYLSEKTGADFTLVPVDTQDFEKRFKSGEFAFTHTNSLLYIILKERYSLSLLASEKRGQYGSRTAGAIIARAGSGITKLSDIRGKRMGFGPMLAPTGYLAEYDLMLRSGIDPEKNLAYYSIPSGSFKHEKVIYGVLFGQYDVAAAPALDLEEMTREGRISPDSFVVLGQSPIIPYCTFGASKGTDPDLVAKVRKALLELKPSDTVKVDGEEVKVLKGAWVDGYEELLDSDYNPIRDMARRVNMPPYQKF, encoded by the coding sequence ATGAAGCTACCGCTGAACTGGCGCCTGGCGCCGCTCCTTTTCTGCCTCTTCTCTCTCCTCTGCACCGCGGGGTGCCGCACCGAGTCGAAACACCAGGCGGTAAAGATCGGCTTTATGATCTGCAACAACGAGAAGGAGACGCTGCAGCGCTTCACCCCGCTCACTCGCTACCTCTCGGAAAAGACCGGCGCCGATTTCACCCTCGTACCTGTCGACACCCAGGACTTCGAGAAGCGCTTCAAGAGCGGCGAATTCGCCTTCACCCATACCAACTCTCTCCTCTACATCATCCTCAAGGAGCGCTACTCCCTTTCACTGCTCGCCTCCGAAAAGCGTGGGCAGTACGGCTCGCGCACCGCAGGCGCCATCATCGCCCGCGCCGGGAGCGGCATAACGAAGCTCTCCGACATCCGCGGCAAAAGGATGGGCTTTGGCCCCATGCTCGCACCCACAGGTTACCTTGCCGAGTACGACCTGATGCTCCGGTCCGGTATCGACCCGGAGAAGAACCTCGCCTACTACTCCATCCCCTCCGGCTCCTTCAAGCACGAGAAGGTCATCTACGGTGTCCTTTTCGGTCAGTACGATGTCGCCGCAGCGCCTGCTCTCGACCTTGAGGAAATGACCCGGGAAGGGCGCATCTCCCCCGACAGCTTCGTCGTTCTGGGGCAGAGCCCGATAATCCCCTACTGCACCTTCGGCGCGTCGAAAGGGACCGACCCTGACCTGGTGGCGAAGGTGCGCAAGGCCCTCCTGGAGCTGAAGCCTTCCGACACGGTGAAAGTCGACGGTGAGGAAGTAAAGGTCCTGAAGGGGGCCTGGGTCGACGGATACGAGGAGCTTTTGGACAGCGACTACAACCCGATCCGCGACATGGCGCGCCGGGTCAACATGCCGCCGTACCAGAAGTTTTGA
- a CDS encoding SPASM domain-containing protein, with protein sequence MMELSVPIRVYWDLPAPPAAPSFDHLALCDELVALQVLALNLWQPGAEVSAATIQVVERLAKERIAVNLTLSGDTVARSLETVSRLKVKSLLLDVSGIEELCSLDRSVLDAGMPTGVSLPLHAGNCREIPEIIRFCLQHGIGELSFPIARAVAGRGVFFLNPAERRFLADALREMELDRGLRLTIHDPFLWKIFYPDKAFPEGGCQAANSMLFVTPEGEVCPCPALPYALGNLGDTTFSAIAKSPQKREVRKALRRFPEECLECAALPTCFGGCRGRGYAAALTFDAADPGCG encoded by the coding sequence ATGATGGAGCTGAGCGTTCCGATCAGGGTGTATTGGGATCTGCCGGCGCCCCCCGCTGCCCCGTCGTTTGATCACCTCGCATTATGCGACGAACTCGTGGCGCTGCAGGTCCTTGCGCTCAATCTCTGGCAGCCGGGAGCTGAGGTCTCCGCTGCGACGATACAGGTCGTGGAAAGGCTTGCGAAGGAGAGGATCGCGGTAAATCTCACTCTCTCCGGCGACACGGTTGCGCGCTCGCTGGAGACCGTTTCGCGGCTGAAGGTGAAATCCCTCCTTCTGGATGTGAGCGGTATCGAGGAGCTCTGCTCACTGGACCGCTCCGTGTTGGATGCGGGAATGCCCACAGGTGTCAGCCTGCCGCTCCACGCAGGCAACTGCCGCGAGATCCCGGAGATCATCCGGTTTTGCCTTCAGCATGGCATCGGAGAATTGAGCTTTCCGATTGCGAGGGCGGTGGCGGGGCGCGGCGTCTTCTTCCTGAACCCAGCCGAGCGCCGGTTCCTGGCAGATGCACTGCGAGAAATGGAGCTCGATCGGGGGTTGCGGCTGACGATACACGATCCTTTCCTGTGGAAGATCTTTTACCCGGACAAGGCCTTTCCGGAGGGGGGATGCCAGGCGGCGAACAGCATGCTCTTTGTCACGCCGGAAGGAGAGGTGTGTCCTTGTCCCGCGCTTCCATACGCCCTTGGAAATCTCGGGGATACGACTTTTTCCGCCATTGCGAAGTCTCCGCAAAAGCGTGAGGTGCGAAAGGCACTGCGGCGCTTCCCTGAGGAATGCCTGGAGTGCGCTGCTCTTCCGACCTGCTTCGGCGGCTGCCGTGGCCGCGGGTATGCTGCAGCGCTCACCTTCGACGCCGCGGACCCGGGGTGCGGCTGA
- a CDS encoding GeoRSP system radical SAM/SPASM protein, which yields MRSEWTIKAPLTINWAVNNSCNFSCKHCYSRSDESQELSFDELCQAMGKAAKAGVLAVNFGGGEPLLRHDLPSLAAFARSCGMRVTMNSNGYLLDAQQARVLKEFGFYKVGISIDSHVPEVHDSFRGVPGSHRRAIEALAHLREVGIKTSISTVICRINHLQVEELVALATECGVEQLNFHNFKCSGLGLANKDDLDLNPEEWREFYRKALALRSQPQGVEISLDDPIISSLGPERNPALVKGSVCGKLSLNIKTNGDITPCGFIPMVIGNILRDDLSAVWHESEVLYRMRHKTATGKCASCGSYEDCLGGCSARALALTGDLNSPDPHCWAS from the coding sequence ATGCGGAGTGAATGGACCATAAAGGCGCCGCTCACCATAAACTGGGCGGTGAATAACAGCTGCAACTTCAGCTGCAAGCACTGCTACAGCAGGAGCGACGAGAGCCAGGAGCTCTCCTTTGACGAGCTCTGCCAGGCGATGGGGAAGGCGGCTAAGGCGGGAGTCCTCGCAGTGAACTTCGGCGGCGGCGAGCCTTTGCTGCGGCACGACCTTCCGTCGCTGGCGGCCTTTGCCCGCAGCTGCGGCATGCGCGTCACCATGAACAGCAACGGCTACCTTCTTGACGCTCAGCAGGCGCGGGTGCTGAAGGAATTCGGCTTCTACAAGGTGGGGATCAGCATCGACAGCCACGTCCCTGAAGTGCATGACTCATTCCGCGGCGTCCCCGGCAGCCATCGCCGCGCCATCGAGGCGCTCGCCCACCTGCGCGAGGTGGGGATAAAGACCTCCATCTCCACTGTCATCTGCCGCATCAACCACCTGCAGGTGGAGGAACTCGTGGCGCTCGCCACGGAGTGCGGCGTGGAGCAGCTGAACTTTCACAACTTCAAGTGCTCGGGGCTCGGGCTTGCCAACAAGGATGACCTGGATCTCAATCCGGAGGAGTGGCGGGAATTTTACCGGAAGGCGCTGGCGCTCCGTTCGCAGCCGCAGGGGGTGGAGATCTCGCTGGACGACCCGATCATCTCCTCACTCGGGCCGGAGCGAAACCCCGCGCTGGTGAAGGGGAGCGTGTGCGGGAAACTCTCCCTCAACATCAAGACCAACGGCGACATCACCCCGTGCGGCTTCATCCCCATGGTTATCGGGAACATCCTGCGGGATGACCTCTCCGCCGTGTGGCACGAATCCGAGGTGCTGTACCGGATGCGCCACAAGACGGCGACGGGAAAGTGCGCCTCCTGCGGCAGCTACGAAGACTGCCTCGGCGGCTGCAGTGCCCGCGCCCTTGCTCTCACCGGCGACCTGAACAGCCCCGACCCGCATTGCTGGGCCTCCTGA
- a CDS encoding GeoRSP system PqqD family peptide chaperone produces MRYYRNPDVLWREEDEPRDEALAGLERGEDVEDVGTALLFDDSSILSINVLGTEVWKLCDGRTLEEIVAALGEEFEVESEVLAEDVSAFLAELAQKGFVRHAE; encoded by the coding sequence ATGCGCTACTACAGAAATCCCGATGTGCTGTGGCGTGAGGAGGACGAGCCGCGCGACGAGGCTCTGGCGGGGCTGGAGCGTGGCGAGGATGTGGAGGATGTAGGCACCGCTCTCCTTTTTGACGACTCCTCGATCCTTTCCATCAATGTTCTCGGCACCGAGGTGTGGAAGCTTTGCGACGGGCGCACCCTGGAAGAGATCGTGGCCGCTCTGGGAGAGGAGTTCGAAGTGGAGTCGGAGGTCCTGGCTGAGGATGTCTCCGCTTTCCTCGCGGAGCTCGCACAGAAGGGGTTCGTGCGCCATGCGGAGTGA
- a CDS encoding right-handed parallel beta-helix repeat-containing protein — MRKRILALLALTLFAALDCNAAPLQVGKETLTKDTVWSGEVEVTGDVYVPPGVTLTVAPGTIVKFNRIDAQSDRNLFGGKVPYYAQAELIVRGKLVARGTAEKMIVFTSAEKEPQPADWGALNFLGSSGNVLDYCRVLYAYNGIHSHGAQVEVQHSELAKNAVAISIRKEDEVQGVPWWGQESDLTVKGSSIHDNKGGINFRASRVAITGNSIKDNKFFGLWAKEKSLGEVSGNEITGNYKGIYIYRSEGTRIHHNNIYKNSEYDMAIADEQESDVAAAQNWFGSTDRTEIAAHLYDKESDPTVARIVFEPFLKEPVQVSGR; from the coding sequence ATGAGAAAAAGAATCCTGGCTCTCCTTGCCTTGACCCTGTTCGCCGCTCTCGACTGCAACGCTGCACCTCTCCAGGTGGGGAAGGAAACGCTCACCAAGGACACGGTATGGTCGGGTGAGGTGGAGGTGACGGGAGACGTTTACGTTCCCCCCGGCGTGACCCTGACCGTTGCTCCCGGGACTATCGTGAAGTTCAATCGCATCGACGCCCAGAGCGACCGCAACCTTTTCGGCGGAAAGGTGCCGTACTACGCCCAGGCCGAGCTTATCGTGCGCGGCAAACTGGTGGCGCGCGGCACCGCGGAGAAGATGATCGTCTTTACCTCCGCAGAAAAGGAGCCGCAGCCCGCTGACTGGGGTGCCCTCAACTTCCTCGGGAGCAGCGGGAATGTGCTCGACTACTGCCGCGTCCTCTATGCCTACAACGGGATCCACTCCCACGGGGCCCAGGTGGAGGTGCAGCACAGCGAGCTCGCGAAGAACGCGGTCGCGATAAGCATCAGGAAGGAAGACGAGGTTCAGGGGGTCCCCTGGTGGGGGCAGGAATCGGATCTGACGGTGAAGGGGAGCTCCATCCACGACAACAAGGGGGGGATCAACTTCCGCGCCTCCCGCGTGGCCATCACCGGCAACAGCATCAAGGACAACAAGTTCTTCGGGCTCTGGGCGAAGGAGAAATCGCTCGGCGAGGTGAGCGGCAACGAGATCACCGGCAACTACAAGGGGATCTACATCTACCGCAGCGAAGGTACCCGGATCCACCACAACAATATCTACAAGAACTCCGAGTACGACATGGCGATAGCCGACGAGCAGGAGTCTGACGTGGCGGCAGCGCAGAACTGGTTTGGCAGCACCGACCGCACCGAGATCGCGGCGCACCTGTACGACAAGGAAAGTGATCCCACCGTTGCCCGCATCGTGTTCGAGCCGTTCCTTAAGGAGCCGGTGCAGGTCTCCGGGAGGTAA